In Carassius gibelio isolate Cgi1373 ecotype wild population from Czech Republic chromosome B17, carGib1.2-hapl.c, whole genome shotgun sequence, a single window of DNA contains:
- the LOC127976626 gene encoding rho guanine nucleotide exchange factor 10-like isoform X1: MDMEDFPPPPPDLLDDEDEGEKFEFDDNGDEAPEAERPPPEPEGVVMPPPCSSTARDAPVNGTSPNPENLLTAEADLPPPPQGCPNNISPLAHAPFPKCDLPPPPIELCQNAAERQDRLPPPPSEGAIGAAVDSNQDSKFTLNRGAGVVTTSASNSKFKVSPYSVIDIAPVQQQLLSEQSGPPSSPPAIESERGVQDVLSSPGLPPGYSVPVPCGYATPSNVPVIPPTYTTPVIIRHFSMDEDVTVVGAGNTPVDSVFSEECPVIREEDALTKWVSDPANTAWMESPDEVIYDDVPRENSGSTTDPDEMIYDDVEFGEEGGSSSLDNGWSSSEFESYEEASDTENGHGENGLPDAFVRGRTPSRKTNLSEDLVRLKGHYERKMRDLMANTVGTVELQQLKHKHEQKMQRLVKAAKDGTKDGLQKTKDAVRKGRSFIRTRSLCHEKQPSCFDEESDLFIEVECFNVDPVLGPAPDGLSQHQVMRRCILEMILESEKNYLEALKRILEQYEKPLAEIEPRLLSDRKCKVMFYRIREILQCHALFQMALASRVSDWDELEMIGDVFVASFSKSMVLDAYSEYVNNFSLAMGVVRKACAAKPCFLDFLKHRQETSKDRLTLYGLMMKPIQRFPQFILLLQDMLKNTPVGHPDRLPLQMALTELETLAEKLNERKREADQRCEIRHIAKAMNEHYLSKLLSSGSRYLIRSDDVVETVYNDRGEIIKTKERRVFLLNDVLMCATPNRRPSQDGVNVGAGGEGVPSGQRFLLKWSVPLSLVEVVEFGSSEEMGDSRFPPSHSGDKVVINAKPNKLYMGPGQLYQDLQNLVHDLSLVNQISTMISSLKGNYQNVNGTVAQDWVSGLQRLIFKKEEEIRAADRCRIQLQLPGKQDKYGRPMFFTAVFNTLSPSIKQAWISKMQMAKLALQEDNIQGWFCAEDDGKQMRKQNHPLLLKQMAVVMSKLQEFKVECAVHNPEPHVNTDSTADLPVMGHGCVWVASCTNHMGQVSIVALQNSNPKVTECFNVESRILCMTYVPLDEPLENVEIKPEVRKASDTPTVCLGMEEGSISVYKSSQRSKKVRLQHFFSPDKSSVTCLVYKSGCLYAGLVSGSLVVYSRADDGSWVESGARLLKLGVLPVKALLVVGENVWASSGGQIFIISTQTHTVERQFEAHQEEGMVVSHMVVAGVGIWISFSTGSTLRLFHTETLDHLQDINIATAVNNILPGQQRVSVSSLLVCHGLLLVGTNLGVTVALSIPRLQGIPKVTGRGMVSFHAHHGPVKFLTMATAVCNVSQATMATLTSNTPSQCQPGAPEVEGSQLDENCSGVGCNSTSSPSHAPVLQDSLSSSCGSLALSQGSLEHGPEDGAIYDLLNEPVHFQKAKQTEKVNVSSLLVVSGGLGHCRINRKTKQSKHEEMVATIMVWQIPLPSL, from the exons ATGGACATGGAGGATTTCCCACCTCCTCCACCTGACC tGTTGGATGACGAAGATGAAGGTGAGAAGTTTGAGTTTGACGACAATGGTGATGAAGCCCCCGAGGCAGAACGGCCACCGCCTGAACCTGAGGGAGTCGTCATGCCTCCACCCTGCTCATCAACAGCCAGGGACGCACCCGTAAATGGAACAAGTCCAAACCCAGAGAACTTACTCACCGCAGAGGCTGATCTGCCCCCTCCACCTCAGGGTTGCCCCAATAATATCAGCCCTTTGGCACATGCACCCTTCCCAAAGTGTGATCTACCACCTCCTCCCATTGAGCTGTGTCAGAATGCGGCAGAACGCCAGGACAGACTCCCTCCTCCACCATCAGAGGGCGCCATTGGAGCTGCTGTTGACAGCAACCAGGACAGTAAGTTTACAT TGAACAGAGGTGCCGGTGTGGTTACCACCTCTGCGTCCAACTCCAAGTTCAAAGTCAGCCCCTACTCTGTGATTGACATCGCTCCTGTCCAGCAGCAGTTGCTGTCAGAGCAGAGCGGCCCTCCCTCCTCTCCCCCAGCCATTGAGAGTGAAAGAGGCGTTCAGGATGTACTCAGTAGCCCTGGGTTGCCCCCTGGGTATTCAGTGCCAGTACCCTGTGGTTATGCAACGCCCTCAAATGTGCCGGTGATCCCACCAACCTACACCACCCCAGTTATCATCCGACACTTCTCTATGGATGAAGATG TGACTGTGGTGGGGGCAGGAAATACTCCAGTGGACAG TGTTTTCAGTGAAGAGTGTCCAGTCATCAGAGAGGAAGATGCTCTTACTAAGTGGGTGTCAGACCCAGCAAACACGGCCTGGATGGAGA gtccGGATGAAGTGATTTATGATGATGTGCCAAGAGAGAACTCTGGATCAACAACAG ACCCAGATGAGATGATCTATGATGATGTTGAGTTCGGGGAAGAGGGCGGCAGCAGCTCTCTGGACAACGGCTGGAGCTCCAGTGAGTTTGAGAGTTACGAGGAAGCCAGTGACACAGAGAACGGACATGGAGAGAATGGCCTCCCAGACGCTTTTGTCAGGGGCCGTACACCCAGCAGGAAAACTAAT CTGTCTGAAGATCTGGTGCGTTTGAAAGGGCACTATGAGAGAAAGATGCGAGATCTCATGGCAAACACAGTGGGGACAGTAGAGCTACAGCAGCTTAAACACAAACATGAGCAAAAG ATGCAGCGACTCGTAAAAGCAGCCAAAGATGGGACTAAAGATGGTCTGCAGAAAACCAAAGACGCAGTGAGAAAGGGACGATCTTTCATCCGCACCAGATCTCTCTGTCATG AGAAGCAACCCAGCTGCTTTGATGAAGAGTCCGATCTGTTCATCGAGGTGGAGTGTTTTAATGTGGACCCGGTGTTGGGACCTGCACCTGATGGGCTCTCTCAACACCAG GTGATGAGGAGATGCATTCTGGAGATGATTCTAGAGAGTGAGAAGAATTATCTGGAAGCTCTGAAAAGAATTTTAGAG CAATATGAGAAGCCGCTTGCTGAGATTGAGCCTCGGTTACTGAGTGACCGCAAGTGCAAGGTGATGTTTTATCGGATTCGGGAGATCCTGCAGTGCCATGCCCTGTTCCAGATGGCACTGGCCAGCCGTGTGTCCGACTGGGATGAGCTAGAAATGATCGGAGATGTGTTTGTAGCATCG TTTTCTAAGTCCATGGTGCTGGACGCTTACagtgaatatgtgaataacttcAGCTTGGCGATGGGAGTGGTGCGGAAGGCGTGTGCCGCTAAGCCCTGTTTCCTTGACTTCCTCAAG catcGCCAAGAGACCAGTAAAGACCGTCTGACCCTCTATGGACTGATGATGAAGCCTATTCAGCGCTTCCCTCAGTTTATACTACTGCTGCAA GACATGCTAAAAAACACGCCAGTGGGTCATCCCGACCGTCTTCCGCTTCAGATGGCTCTCACTGAACTGGAAACACTTGCCGAAAAATTGAATGAGAGGAAAAGAGAGGCAGATCAGCGCTGTGAGATCAGACACATCGCTAAGGCTATGAATGAACATTACCTCAGCAAG ctGCTGAGCAGCGGCAGCCGTTATCTGATTCGTTCTGATGACGTTGTGGAAACTGTTTATAATGATCGCGGGGAGATCATTAAGACAAAAGAACGACGAGTCTTTCTTCTGAATGATGTTCTCATGTGTGCCACCCCCAACCGGCG CCCCTCTCAGGATGGTGTGAATGTGGGAGCTGGAGGTGAAGGTGTTCCCTCAGGACAGCGCTTCCTGCTCAAGTGGAGCGTTCCTTTGAGTTTGGTTGAGGTCGTAGAGTTTGGCTCCAGCGAAGAGATGGGCGACTCCCGATTTCCACCCTCGCACTCAGGAGATAAAGTCGTCATTAATGCTAAACCTA ATAAGTTGTATATGGGTCCAGGGCAGCTTTACCAGGACCTACAGAACCTGGTCCATGACCTGAGTTTGGTGAACCAGATCTCCACTATGATCAGCAGTCTGAAGGGGAATTATCAG AATGTTAATGGGACAGTTGCTCAGGATTGGGTTTCAGGTCTCCAGCGCCTGATTTTTAAAAAAGAGGAGGAGATTCGGGCGGCTGATCGCTGTAGGATACAACTACAGTTACCAGGGAAACAAGACAA GTATGGGAGACCCATGTTCTTCACTGCAGTCTTCAACACTTTGAGTCCATCTATCAAGCAAGCTTGGATCAGTAAAATGCAGATGGCTAAATTGGCTCTAC AGGAAGACAACATCCAAGGCTGGTTTTGTGCTGAAGATGATGGTAAACAAATGAGGAAGCAAAACCATCCTCTCTTACTCAAGCAGATGGCTGTGGTCATGTCAAAACTGCAGGAGTTCAAG GTGGAGTGTGCAGTTCACAACCCTGAGCCTCATGTGAACACCGACAGCACTGCAGATCTGCCTGTTATGGGTCACGGATGTGTATGG GTGGCCAGCTGCACCAATCACATGGGTCAGGTCTCCATTGTGGCACTGCAGAATTCAAATCCCAAAGTAACTGAGTGTTTTAATGTGGAGTCGCGTATTCTCTGCATGACGTATGTGCCTCTGGATGAGCCCTTGGAAAATGTTGAGATTAAGCCTGAGGTCCGGAAAGCCAGTGACACACCGACTGTGTGTCTGGGAATGGAGGAAGGCAG TATATCTGTGTATAAGAGCAGCCAACGGTCTAAGAAGGTTCGTCTGCAGCACTTCTTCTCCCCTGATAAGTCCAGTGTCACATGTCTGGTGTACAAGAGTGGGTGTCTGTATGCAGGCTTGGTCAGCGGTTCTCTGGTCGTCTACTCCAGAGCTGATG ACGGTTCCTGGGTCGAGTCGGGTGCCCGTCTGCTGAAGTTGGGGGTGTTGCCAGTTAAAGCCCTGCTGGTGGTGGGTGAAAACGTCTGGGCCTCATCAGGAGGGCAGATCTTCATCatcagcacacagacacacactgtagAG CGTCAGTTTGAAGCCCATCAGGAAGAGGGAATGGTCGTGTCCCACATGGTGGTGGCCGGTGTCGGGATCTGGATATCCTTCAGCACCGGCTCCACCCTCCGTCTCTTCCACACAGAGACTCTCGACCACCTGCAAGACATCAATATCGCCACAGCTGTCAACAACATACTCCCAG GACAGCAGAGAGTCTCTGTGAGCAGTCTGTTAGTGTGTCACGGACTGCTGTTGGTGGGGACCAATCTTGGGGTCACAGTGGCCCTGTCCATCCCCAGACTGCAGGGCATCCCAAAAGTCACAG GTCGAGGAATGGTCTCTTTTCATGCTCACCATGGCCCAGTCAAGTtcctcaccatggcaacagcagtGTGTAATGTCTCCCAAGCAACCATGGCAACTCTCACCTCCAACACACCCAGCCAATGCCAGCCTGGGGCCCCCGAGGTGGAGGGATCCCAACTGGACGAGAACTGCTCTGGGGTGGGGTGCAACAGTACCAGCTCTCCCTCACATGCTCCAGTTCTCCAGGACTCCCTGTCTTCTTCATGTGGGTCTCTGGCTCTGTCTCAGGGCTCTTTAGAGCATGGCCCAGAGGACGGGGCGATATACGACCTGCTGAACGAGCCGGTGCACTTCCAGAAGGCCAAGCAGACTGAAAAAGTAAATGTTAGCTCATTGTTGGTGGTGTCTGGAGGACTGGGACATTGcagaataaacagaaaaacaaaacagtctAAGCACGAGGAGATGGTGGCCACTATTATGGTGTGGCAAATACCACTGCCCAGCCTTTAA
- the LOC127976626 gene encoding rho guanine nucleotide exchange factor 10-like isoform X6, translating into MDMEDFPPPPPDLLDDEDEGEKFEFDDNGDEAPEAERPPPEPEGVVMPPPCSSTARDAPVNGTSPNPENLLTAEADLPPPPQGCPNNISPLAHAPFPKCDLPPPPIELCQNAAERQDRLPPPPSEGAIGAAVDSNQDMTVVGAGNTPVDSVFSEECPVIREEDALTKWVSDPANTAWMESPDEVIYDDVPRENSGSTTDPDEMIYDDVEFGEEGGSSSLDNGWSSSEFESYEEASDTENGHGENGLPDAFVRGRTPSRKTNLSEDLVRLKGHYERKMRDLMANTVGTVELQQLKHKHEQKMQRLVKAAKDGTKDGLQKTKDAVRKGRSFIRTRSLCHEKQPSCFDEESDLFIEVECFNVDPVLGPAPDGLSQHQVMRRCILEMILESEKNYLEALKRILEQYEKPLAEIEPRLLSDRKCKVMFYRIREILQCHALFQMALASRVSDWDELEMIGDVFVASFSKSMVLDAYSEYVNNFSLAMGVVRKACAAKPCFLDFLKHRQETSKDRLTLYGLMMKPIQRFPQFILLLQDMLKNTPVGHPDRLPLQMALTELETLAEKLNERKREADQRCEIRHIAKAMNEHYLSKLLSSGSRYLIRSDDVVETVYNDRGEIIKTKERRVFLLNDVLMCATPNRRPSQDGVNVGAGGEGVPSGQRFLLKWSVPLSLVEVVEFGSSEEMGDSRFPPSHSGDKVVINAKPNKLYMGPGQLYQDLQNLVHDLSLVNQISTMISSLKGNYQNVNGTVAQDWVSGLQRLIFKKEEEIRAADRCRIQLQLPGKQDKYGRPMFFTAVFNTLSPSIKQAWISKMQMAKLALQEDNIQGWFCAEDDGKQMRKQNHPLLLKQMAVVMSKLQEFKVECAVHNPEPHVNTDSTADLPVMGHGCVWVASCTNHMGQVSIVALQNSNPKVTECFNVESRILCMTYVPLDEPLENVEIKPEVRKASDTPTVCLGMEEGSISVYKSSQRSKKVRLQHFFSPDKSSVTCLVYKSGCLYAGLVSGSLVVYSRADDGSWVESGARLLKLGVLPVKALLVVGENVWASSGGQIFIISTQTHTVERQFEAHQEEGMVVSHMVVAGVGIWISFSTGSTLRLFHTETLDHLQDINIATAVNNILPGQQRVSVSSLLVCHGLLLVGTNLGVTVALSIPRLQGIPKVTGRGMVSFHAHHGPVKFLTMATAVCNVSQATMATLTSNTPSQCQPGAPEVEGSQLDENCSGVGCNSTSSPSHAPVLQDSLSSSCGSLALSQGSLEHGPEDGAIYDLLNEPVHFQKAKQTEKVNVSSLLVVSGGLGHCRINRKTKQSKHEEMVATIMVWQIPLPSL; encoded by the exons ATGGACATGGAGGATTTCCCACCTCCTCCACCTGACC tGTTGGATGACGAAGATGAAGGTGAGAAGTTTGAGTTTGACGACAATGGTGATGAAGCCCCCGAGGCAGAACGGCCACCGCCTGAACCTGAGGGAGTCGTCATGCCTCCACCCTGCTCATCAACAGCCAGGGACGCACCCGTAAATGGAACAAGTCCAAACCCAGAGAACTTACTCACCGCAGAGGCTGATCTGCCCCCTCCACCTCAGGGTTGCCCCAATAATATCAGCCCTTTGGCACATGCACCCTTCCCAAAGTGTGATCTACCACCTCCTCCCATTGAGCTGTGTCAGAATGCGGCAGAACGCCAGGACAGACTCCCTCCTCCACCATCAGAGGGCGCCATTGGAGCTGCTGTTGACAGCAACCAGGACA TGACTGTGGTGGGGGCAGGAAATACTCCAGTGGACAG TGTTTTCAGTGAAGAGTGTCCAGTCATCAGAGAGGAAGATGCTCTTACTAAGTGGGTGTCAGACCCAGCAAACACGGCCTGGATGGAGA gtccGGATGAAGTGATTTATGATGATGTGCCAAGAGAGAACTCTGGATCAACAACAG ACCCAGATGAGATGATCTATGATGATGTTGAGTTCGGGGAAGAGGGCGGCAGCAGCTCTCTGGACAACGGCTGGAGCTCCAGTGAGTTTGAGAGTTACGAGGAAGCCAGTGACACAGAGAACGGACATGGAGAGAATGGCCTCCCAGACGCTTTTGTCAGGGGCCGTACACCCAGCAGGAAAACTAAT CTGTCTGAAGATCTGGTGCGTTTGAAAGGGCACTATGAGAGAAAGATGCGAGATCTCATGGCAAACACAGTGGGGACAGTAGAGCTACAGCAGCTTAAACACAAACATGAGCAAAAG ATGCAGCGACTCGTAAAAGCAGCCAAAGATGGGACTAAAGATGGTCTGCAGAAAACCAAAGACGCAGTGAGAAAGGGACGATCTTTCATCCGCACCAGATCTCTCTGTCATG AGAAGCAACCCAGCTGCTTTGATGAAGAGTCCGATCTGTTCATCGAGGTGGAGTGTTTTAATGTGGACCCGGTGTTGGGACCTGCACCTGATGGGCTCTCTCAACACCAG GTGATGAGGAGATGCATTCTGGAGATGATTCTAGAGAGTGAGAAGAATTATCTGGAAGCTCTGAAAAGAATTTTAGAG CAATATGAGAAGCCGCTTGCTGAGATTGAGCCTCGGTTACTGAGTGACCGCAAGTGCAAGGTGATGTTTTATCGGATTCGGGAGATCCTGCAGTGCCATGCCCTGTTCCAGATGGCACTGGCCAGCCGTGTGTCCGACTGGGATGAGCTAGAAATGATCGGAGATGTGTTTGTAGCATCG TTTTCTAAGTCCATGGTGCTGGACGCTTACagtgaatatgtgaataacttcAGCTTGGCGATGGGAGTGGTGCGGAAGGCGTGTGCCGCTAAGCCCTGTTTCCTTGACTTCCTCAAG catcGCCAAGAGACCAGTAAAGACCGTCTGACCCTCTATGGACTGATGATGAAGCCTATTCAGCGCTTCCCTCAGTTTATACTACTGCTGCAA GACATGCTAAAAAACACGCCAGTGGGTCATCCCGACCGTCTTCCGCTTCAGATGGCTCTCACTGAACTGGAAACACTTGCCGAAAAATTGAATGAGAGGAAAAGAGAGGCAGATCAGCGCTGTGAGATCAGACACATCGCTAAGGCTATGAATGAACATTACCTCAGCAAG ctGCTGAGCAGCGGCAGCCGTTATCTGATTCGTTCTGATGACGTTGTGGAAACTGTTTATAATGATCGCGGGGAGATCATTAAGACAAAAGAACGACGAGTCTTTCTTCTGAATGATGTTCTCATGTGTGCCACCCCCAACCGGCG CCCCTCTCAGGATGGTGTGAATGTGGGAGCTGGAGGTGAAGGTGTTCCCTCAGGACAGCGCTTCCTGCTCAAGTGGAGCGTTCCTTTGAGTTTGGTTGAGGTCGTAGAGTTTGGCTCCAGCGAAGAGATGGGCGACTCCCGATTTCCACCCTCGCACTCAGGAGATAAAGTCGTCATTAATGCTAAACCTA ATAAGTTGTATATGGGTCCAGGGCAGCTTTACCAGGACCTACAGAACCTGGTCCATGACCTGAGTTTGGTGAACCAGATCTCCACTATGATCAGCAGTCTGAAGGGGAATTATCAG AATGTTAATGGGACAGTTGCTCAGGATTGGGTTTCAGGTCTCCAGCGCCTGATTTTTAAAAAAGAGGAGGAGATTCGGGCGGCTGATCGCTGTAGGATACAACTACAGTTACCAGGGAAACAAGACAA GTATGGGAGACCCATGTTCTTCACTGCAGTCTTCAACACTTTGAGTCCATCTATCAAGCAAGCTTGGATCAGTAAAATGCAGATGGCTAAATTGGCTCTAC AGGAAGACAACATCCAAGGCTGGTTTTGTGCTGAAGATGATGGTAAACAAATGAGGAAGCAAAACCATCCTCTCTTACTCAAGCAGATGGCTGTGGTCATGTCAAAACTGCAGGAGTTCAAG GTGGAGTGTGCAGTTCACAACCCTGAGCCTCATGTGAACACCGACAGCACTGCAGATCTGCCTGTTATGGGTCACGGATGTGTATGG GTGGCCAGCTGCACCAATCACATGGGTCAGGTCTCCATTGTGGCACTGCAGAATTCAAATCCCAAAGTAACTGAGTGTTTTAATGTGGAGTCGCGTATTCTCTGCATGACGTATGTGCCTCTGGATGAGCCCTTGGAAAATGTTGAGATTAAGCCTGAGGTCCGGAAAGCCAGTGACACACCGACTGTGTGTCTGGGAATGGAGGAAGGCAG TATATCTGTGTATAAGAGCAGCCAACGGTCTAAGAAGGTTCGTCTGCAGCACTTCTTCTCCCCTGATAAGTCCAGTGTCACATGTCTGGTGTACAAGAGTGGGTGTCTGTATGCAGGCTTGGTCAGCGGTTCTCTGGTCGTCTACTCCAGAGCTGATG ACGGTTCCTGGGTCGAGTCGGGTGCCCGTCTGCTGAAGTTGGGGGTGTTGCCAGTTAAAGCCCTGCTGGTGGTGGGTGAAAACGTCTGGGCCTCATCAGGAGGGCAGATCTTCATCatcagcacacagacacacactgtagAG CGTCAGTTTGAAGCCCATCAGGAAGAGGGAATGGTCGTGTCCCACATGGTGGTGGCCGGTGTCGGGATCTGGATATCCTTCAGCACCGGCTCCACCCTCCGTCTCTTCCACACAGAGACTCTCGACCACCTGCAAGACATCAATATCGCCACAGCTGTCAACAACATACTCCCAG GACAGCAGAGAGTCTCTGTGAGCAGTCTGTTAGTGTGTCACGGACTGCTGTTGGTGGGGACCAATCTTGGGGTCACAGTGGCCCTGTCCATCCCCAGACTGCAGGGCATCCCAAAAGTCACAG GTCGAGGAATGGTCTCTTTTCATGCTCACCATGGCCCAGTCAAGTtcctcaccatggcaacagcagtGTGTAATGTCTCCCAAGCAACCATGGCAACTCTCACCTCCAACACACCCAGCCAATGCCAGCCTGGGGCCCCCGAGGTGGAGGGATCCCAACTGGACGAGAACTGCTCTGGGGTGGGGTGCAACAGTACCAGCTCTCCCTCACATGCTCCAGTTCTCCAGGACTCCCTGTCTTCTTCATGTGGGTCTCTGGCTCTGTCTCAGGGCTCTTTAGAGCATGGCCCAGAGGACGGGGCGATATACGACCTGCTGAACGAGCCGGTGCACTTCCAGAAGGCCAAGCAGACTGAAAAAGTAAATGTTAGCTCATTGTTGGTGGTGTCTGGAGGACTGGGACATTGcagaataaacagaaaaacaaaacagtctAAGCACGAGGAGATGGTGGCCACTATTATGGTGTGGCAAATACCACTGCCCAGCCTTTAA